A DNA window from Streptomyces canus contains the following coding sequences:
- a CDS encoding DUF2264 domain-containing protein: MQLPPEDRTLSPYTGYTRAHWEAAADALLAAVEPYATEDRALYHLPGDRQSWSGHLSDGLEGYARTLLLAALRQDGTALERYADGLAAGVSGVWPRIEDRSQPLVEAASIAFALRITKPLLWDRLDDAVRQRAAAWLGDALTAEAWPCNWELFPVTVAGFLESAGYEPDASRKAIDRGLERIEQWYVGEGWYTDGDGRKFDYYNGWAMHLYPVLHAWLAQDDGLTDLYGGRLSRHLEDYARLFGADGAPMHQGRSLTYRFATTAPLWLGALTGHTPLPPGETRRLASGALKYFLDRGAVDSHGLLTLGWHGPDPAVLQGYSGPASPYWASKGFLGLLLPADHEVWTAVEEPGPAERSDAVTSITAPNWLLQSTSSDGLVRLHNHGSEDVRYDPYYTRLAYSTVTEPSTSYDNSVIVNGDPSRTEIVPLGVGDGWAASRHTAASGARVTSVVIARRAAEVRAFLVSGAEPGTPVRVTGWAARHGVRAELLAAVGLDETLSGVTGTDETLFVALGMLTGEPDHPPLADTVSVRADGTGELTVLWSDGTEVRVRLDGSGVEIAGEG; this comes from the coding sequence ATGCAGCTGCCTCCTGAGGACCGCACCCTCAGTCCGTACACCGGCTACACGCGCGCCCATTGGGAGGCCGCGGCCGACGCCCTGCTCGCCGCGGTGGAGCCGTACGCCACTGAGGACCGCGCCCTCTACCACCTCCCCGGCGACCGGCAGAGCTGGTCCGGCCACCTCTCCGACGGCCTTGAGGGCTACGCCCGTACGCTCCTGCTGGCGGCCCTCCGGCAGGACGGGACCGCACTGGAGCGGTACGCGGACGGTCTCGCCGCCGGAGTATCGGGAGTCTGGCCCCGTATCGAGGACCGCAGCCAGCCGTTGGTGGAGGCGGCGTCGATCGCGTTCGCGCTGCGGATCACGAAGCCGCTGCTCTGGGACCGGCTGGACGACGCCGTACGGCAACGCGCCGCGGCCTGGCTCGGCGACGCGCTGACCGCGGAGGCCTGGCCCTGCAACTGGGAGCTCTTCCCGGTCACGGTGGCCGGCTTCCTGGAGTCCGCCGGATATGAGCCGGACGCCTCCCGCAAGGCGATCGACCGCGGGCTGGAGCGCATCGAGCAGTGGTACGTCGGCGAGGGCTGGTACACCGACGGCGACGGCCGCAAGTTCGACTACTACAACGGCTGGGCCATGCACCTCTACCCGGTGCTGCACGCCTGGCTGGCCCAGGACGACGGGTTGACGGACCTGTACGGCGGCCGCCTCTCCCGCCATCTCGAGGACTACGCCCGCCTGTTCGGCGCCGACGGTGCCCCGATGCACCAGGGCCGCTCCCTGACGTATCGCTTCGCGACGACGGCCCCGCTGTGGCTGGGCGCCCTGACGGGCCACACCCCGCTGCCCCCGGGCGAGACCCGGCGGCTGGCCTCCGGGGCCCTCAAGTACTTCCTGGACCGCGGCGCGGTGGACTCCCACGGCCTGCTCACCCTCGGCTGGCACGGCCCCGACCCCGCTGTCCTTCAGGGCTATTCGGGCCCTGCGTCCCCGTACTGGGCGAGCAAGGGCTTCCTCGGCCTGCTCCTCCCGGCCGACCACGAGGTGTGGACGGCGGTGGAGGAGCCGGGTCCGGCCGAACGCTCCGACGCGGTCACCTCGATCACCGCCCCCAACTGGCTCCTTCAGTCCACGAGTTCCGACGGCCTCGTCCGCCTCCACAACCACGGCAGCGAGGACGTGCGCTACGACCCGTACTACACCCGCCTCGCCTACTCCACGGTGACGGAGCCCTCGACGTCGTACGACAACAGCGTGATCGTGAACGGCGATCCGAGCCGTACGGAGATCGTGCCGTTGGGGGTGGGGGACGGGTGGGCGGCCTCCCGGCACACGGCGGCCTCCGGCGCCCGGGTGACGAGTGTGGTGATCGCGCGCCGTGCCGCGGAGGTGCGCGCCTTCCTCGTGTCCGGGGCCGAGCCCGGGACACCGGTACGAGTGACCGGGTGGGCCGCGCGGCACGGAGTCCGGGCCGAACTGCTGGCTGCCGTGGGACTGGACGAGACGTTGTCCGGCGTCACCGGCACGGACGAGACGCTCTTCGTGGCGCTGGGGATGCTGACCGGGGAGCCGGACCACCCTCCGCTGGCGGACACCGTGAGCGTACGGGCCGACGGAACCGGGGAGTTGACGGTCCTTTGGAGCGACGGGACCGAGGTGCGGGTCCGTCTGGACGGCTCCGGCGTGGAAATCGCCGGGGAGGGCTGA
- a CDS encoding MarR family winged helix-turn-helix transcriptional regulator produces the protein MSTSARSRAEQTLLLDDQLCFVLYAASRAVTARYRPLLDELGLTYPQYLVMLVLWEQDSISVRDLGTALQLESSTLSPLLKRLEAAELLRRERRPDDERSVAIRLTEEGMALRERARAVPSAMGDAMGLTPEQDAVVKQLLRLITSNVGAG, from the coding sequence GTGAGTACATCCGCACGCAGCAGGGCCGAGCAGACCCTGCTCCTGGACGACCAGCTGTGCTTCGTGCTCTACGCGGCATCGCGAGCGGTCACCGCGCGCTACCGCCCGCTCCTCGACGAACTCGGGCTGACCTATCCCCAGTACCTGGTGATGCTGGTGCTCTGGGAGCAGGACTCGATCTCCGTGCGCGATCTGGGTACGGCTCTCCAGCTGGAGTCCAGCACGCTGTCGCCGCTGCTGAAGCGACTGGAGGCGGCCGAGCTGCTGCGCCGCGAACGCCGACCGGACGACGAGCGTTCGGTGGCCATCCGGCTCACCGAGGAGGGGATGGCACTGCGGGAGAGGGCTCGGGCGGTGCCGTCGGCGATGGGCGACGCCATGGGGCTGACGCCGGAGCAGGATGCCGTGGTGAAGCAGCTGCTCCGGTTGATCACGAGCAATGTGGGGGCGGGTTGA
- a CDS encoding alpha/beta fold hydrolase: MTDPHYDITGHGPLLLLLPGGAGHPMGLGPMTDALAGHFTVVTYDPLGLAHGRLGLPVEDQRPQDWSDGARRVLDATLPEGESAYVFGTSAGAIAALDLVARHPERLRHVVAHEPPCVGVLPDGARQQAAFREICEVYRAKGLAAAGALMTAVLEERDAGELPEGQPLSREEELTNPMAVSLAHVLGPFTSYVPGASPSQARLTVAAGTDSRGQLLHRSAEFLAKAQQADFVEFPGGHLGILHHPVDFADRLTRTLLGTGVRS; the protein is encoded by the coding sequence ATGACTGACCCGCACTACGACATCACCGGCCACGGCCCCTTACTCCTGCTGCTCCCCGGCGGCGCCGGACACCCGATGGGCCTCGGCCCGATGACGGACGCGCTCGCCGGGCACTTCACCGTCGTCACCTACGACCCCCTGGGCCTCGCCCATGGCCGACTCGGCCTGCCCGTCGAGGACCAACGGCCCCAGGACTGGAGCGACGGCGCGCGGCGGGTGCTCGACGCGACGCTCCCCGAGGGCGAGTCGGCGTACGTCTTCGGCACCAGCGCCGGGGCCATCGCCGCGCTGGATCTGGTCGCCCGGCACCCGGAGCGGCTGCGGCACGTCGTCGCGCACGAGCCGCCGTGCGTCGGGGTGTTGCCGGACGGGGCACGCCAGCAGGCCGCGTTCCGGGAGATCTGTGAGGTCTACCGGGCCAAGGGGCTCGCGGCGGCGGGCGCGCTGATGACCGCCGTACTGGAGGAGCGGGATGCGGGAGAGCTGCCCGAGGGCCAACCTCTGTCCCGCGAGGAGGAGTTGACCAACCCGATGGCGGTCTCCCTCGCGCATGTCCTTGGGCCCTTCACGTCGTACGTCCCCGGGGCGAGCCCCTCGCAGGCCCGCCTCACCGTCGCCGCGGGGACCGACTCCCGCGGGCAACTCCTTCACCGGTCCGCCGAGTTCCTCGCGAAGGCGCAACAGGCCGACTTCGTCGAGTTTCCCGGCGGTCATCTCGGCATCCTCCACCACCCGGTGGACTTCGCCGACCGGCTCACGCGGACGCTGCTCGGGACCGGCGTGCGGTCATGA
- a CDS encoding alpha/beta hydrolase has product MTDSTPRPVLEPAAQAFAEATANPPYLFDLGPVEGRKTVDEVQSGEIDKPAVDEEWVTVQGGPTGSVRTRIVKPAGATGTLPVVIYLHGAGWVFGNAHTHDRLVRELAVGTGAAVVFPEYDLSPEARYPVAIEQNYTVAQWVVEQGAAKGLDATRIAVAGDSVGGNMTAALTLMAKERGDVPLVQQVLFYPVTDASFDTGSYRQFAEGYFLRRDAMQWFWDQYTTDEKQRAEITASPLRASVDQLRDLPPALVITAEADVLRDEGEAYANRLREAGVPVTAVRYQGIIHDFVMLNALRETHAAEAAITQAVSTLRTAFTAS; this is encoded by the coding sequence ATGACCGACAGCACCCCCCGCCCCGTACTGGAACCCGCCGCCCAGGCCTTCGCCGAGGCCACCGCGAACCCGCCGTACCTCTTCGACCTGGGCCCCGTCGAGGGCCGCAAGACGGTCGACGAGGTGCAGTCGGGTGAGATCGACAAGCCCGCCGTCGACGAGGAGTGGGTGACCGTCCAGGGCGGCCCGACCGGCAGCGTCCGGACGCGGATCGTGAAGCCCGCGGGCGCCACCGGCACCCTCCCCGTGGTGATCTACCTCCACGGCGCGGGCTGGGTCTTCGGCAACGCCCACACGCACGACCGGCTGGTCCGGGAACTCGCCGTCGGCACCGGCGCCGCGGTCGTCTTCCCGGAGTACGACCTCTCCCCCGAGGCGCGCTACCCGGTCGCCATCGAGCAGAACTACACGGTCGCCCAGTGGGTGGTGGAGCAGGGCGCGGCCAAGGGTCTGGACGCCACGCGCATCGCCGTGGCCGGGGACTCCGTAGGCGGCAACATGACCGCCGCGCTGACCCTGATGGCCAAGGAGCGCGGGGACGTCCCGCTCGTCCAGCAGGTCCTCTTCTACCCGGTCACCGACGCAAGCTTCGACACCGGCTCCTACCGCCAGTTCGCCGAGGGTTACTTCCTGCGCCGCGACGCCATGCAGTGGTTCTGGGACCAGTACACGACCGACGAGAAGCAGCGCGCCGAGATCACCGCGAGCCCCCTGCGCGCCTCCGTCGACCAGCTGCGCGACCTGCCCCCGGCCCTGGTCATCACCGCCGAGGCCGACGTCCTGCGCGACGAGGGCGAGGCGTACGCGAACAGGCTGCGCGAGGCCGGAGTCCCGGTCACCGCGGTCCGTTACCAGGGCATCATCCACGACTTCGTGATGCTCAACGCCCTGCGCGAGACCCACGCCGCCGAGGCCGCCATCACCCAGGCGGTCAGCACGCTCCGCACGGCCTTCACCGCTTCCTGA
- the tnpA gene encoding IS200/IS605 family transposase — translation MVWCPKYRRPVLGGRVASRLDELIRQKADERGWEILALEVMPDHVHLFVKHDPKSSASYVANQFKGFTSRVLRSEFPHLKSRMPTLWSSSYFAASIGAVSAATVQRYIDTQWERPWKKNQVDDA, via the coding sequence GTGGTGTGGTGCCCGAAGTACCGCCGTCCGGTCCTCGGTGGCAGGGTCGCGTCACGCCTGGATGAGTTGATCCGGCAGAAGGCCGACGAACGGGGGTGGGAGATCCTGGCGCTTGAGGTGATGCCTGACCACGTCCACTTGTTCGTCAAGCATGACCCGAAGTCGTCGGCCTCGTACGTGGCGAACCAGTTCAAGGGCTTCACCTCGCGCGTGCTGCGCTCGGAGTTTCCGCACCTGAAATCGCGGATGCCCACGCTGTGGTCGTCGTCGTACTTCGCCGCCTCCATCGGCGCAGTCTCGGCCGCGACGGTGCAGCGGTACATCGACACTCAGTGGGAACGACCCTGGAAGAAGAACCAGGTGGACGACGCATGA
- a CDS encoding condensation domain-containing protein → MRITDIQHCEVRPGLLIEWTLDEEAIETAKGLPADSRPPAYVQESHVRTARSVREDGLFMPTWVGTAFDIPGGVDLQVLQEALRCWTLRHETLRSGFRWSGGEMRRFTLDAEAVSLRRETVGEFSDAERLAQHLQDRFDVAANALSWPNFIYSAVVRDDCTSVYMAFDHSNVDSYSIQRIPADIHELCTAGAEGRAVERAPSSYVDFCDIERTDADQIDATHEIAAYWREFMDRCGGTLPNFPVDLGLDPGGELPAQNGIHGMLVDADDAAAFEACCRPFGGSMVGVLAATSIAVHKIGGEPVFRTMVPFHTRGKPEWRDSVGWFVGCVPVEIPIAQAPDFQSALKMVRTALKSNRRMARVPVARILRLLDSDFRPTSLDLYSLVSFVDARDLPGSGHWVEWKAYILGRMSYGDKVCAWFNRLHEGLHFVSRYPDTDIARKNMQLYAEQLRELIVSVARNGPGRSG, encoded by the coding sequence GTGCGAATTACCGACATCCAGCACTGTGAGGTCCGTCCCGGACTCCTCATCGAGTGGACTCTCGATGAGGAGGCCATCGAGACTGCGAAAGGCCTGCCTGCGGATAGCCGGCCGCCGGCGTATGTCCAGGAGTCGCACGTCCGAACAGCTCGATCGGTCCGCGAGGACGGCCTGTTCATGCCGACGTGGGTCGGCACGGCATTCGACATTCCGGGCGGGGTCGATCTCCAGGTACTGCAGGAAGCGCTGCGGTGCTGGACTCTCCGGCACGAGACGCTGCGCAGCGGCTTCCGCTGGAGCGGCGGTGAAATGCGCCGGTTCACGCTGGACGCCGAGGCCGTGTCGCTGCGTCGCGAGACGGTCGGCGAATTCTCCGACGCGGAGAGACTGGCCCAGCATCTCCAGGACCGGTTCGACGTCGCGGCGAACGCCCTCAGCTGGCCGAACTTCATCTACTCGGCGGTCGTCCGGGACGACTGCACGAGCGTGTACATGGCCTTCGATCACAGCAACGTCGACTCGTACTCCATTCAGCGTATCCCCGCCGACATCCACGAACTCTGCACGGCGGGTGCCGAGGGCCGCGCCGTGGAGAGGGCGCCCAGCAGCTACGTCGACTTCTGCGACATCGAACGGACGGACGCGGACCAGATCGACGCCACTCACGAGATCGCCGCATACTGGCGGGAGTTCATGGACCGGTGCGGCGGGACGCTGCCGAACTTCCCTGTCGATCTCGGCCTGGATCCCGGCGGCGAACTGCCCGCACAGAACGGCATCCACGGGATGCTCGTGGATGCCGACGACGCCGCCGCGTTCGAGGCGTGTTGCCGGCCCTTCGGCGGGAGCATGGTCGGCGTCCTGGCTGCCACGAGCATCGCCGTCCACAAGATCGGCGGGGAGCCCGTCTTCCGGACGATGGTGCCCTTCCACACAAGGGGGAAGCCCGAATGGCGGGACTCCGTGGGCTGGTTCGTAGGTTGCGTGCCGGTCGAGATTCCCATTGCGCAGGCACCCGATTTCCAGAGCGCCCTGAAGATGGTGCGCACCGCGCTGAAGTCCAACAGGCGCATGGCCCGTGTGCCCGTCGCCCGGATACTGCGCCTGCTCGACTCGGACTTTCGCCCGACGTCGCTCGACCTGTACTCGCTGGTCTCGTTCGTCGACGCCCGGGACCTCCCCGGATCCGGGCATTGGGTCGAGTGGAAGGCATACATCCTGGGCAGGATGTCGTACGGCGACAAGGTGTGCGCATGGTTCAACAGGCTCCACGAAGGCTTGCATTTCGTGAGCCGCTACCCGGACACCGACATCGCGCGCAAGAACATGCAACTGTACGCCGAGCAGTTGCGGGAACTCATCGTCTCGGTGGCCAGGAACGGCCCGGGCCGGTCGGGTTGA
- a CDS encoding nSTAND1 domain-containing NTPase — MAGRHEVPVDPAAGPVQRFAFELRKLRLEADGITYRSLAQRAGYSVTTLSQAAAGEQLPTLPVVLAYAGACGADPAEWEARWKAAVEESADDGSRDEDGSLAPYRGLARFETGDSDLFFGREQLTADLVDLLRRRRFAAVFGPSGSGKSSLLRAGLIPVLRRAQEPGPRPAAIRILTPGERPARSHAPLLTPAIPRDGDAAADTFVIVDQFEEVFTLCHDAAERARFIDLLLTARRPESRLRVLLAVRGDFYGRCAEHRELADALRDANLLTGAMSRTELRDAVVRPATAAGLTVERALTTRLVEEVADAPGGLPLLSHALLETWRRRRGKTLTVAGYEAAGCLDGAIAKTAEEIYGRFTEDQAAAARRVLLRMVAPGDGTPDTRRPVEREELGDTAQVVEALAGARLLTLDGDTVEIAHEALLTAWPRLRGWIEEDRERLRVHRNLTEAAHAWQELGREEGALYRGSRLAATQEHFGGTPREDLTDLEHAYLDASRDHEHKGRRRSRLVLTAVTAALCLALVAAGLAVGQWQSAVTAQHLAQSRQLAGQSGALLDSDPDLAALLAVHAYRTSPTREATAALYAAAALPLRKRLTGGTEPVDSLALSPDGHTVADQTRDGKVRIWDLPEGRLRHTFTGPDDSGEVAAFSPDGRTLAVATDGVIRRWDPVTGRQLGTLTLPGGAIRGIAFSPDGRTVAAASWAGVRVWDVATGRKRRGFTGYPDPESVAFGPDGRTLAAVGLGGLVRVWDVATGRTRTTHDSRIHGAGVALSHDGRTYAVVLADGSVQLREVATGVVRRTIRDGFIGSNEVAFTPDGRTLAIPGPGDTVRLWDTASGARRATVTVGHHGRGTVRVALSADSRTLVTGSNADPTIRVHRLPADPPQTTLPGPAGTYIGDVAFSPDGRTVGTVRQGPPGRGSVQLWDAATGDREATLALDTDPGPTGQQLAVPVGRLAAVGVDPTGRVLAARSVKKGVIEVRDVATGRLRLSRALDAVYTAVFSPEGTRLAVVDWQGTVHLWNLTTGALHTAAQPGHGGPVRRVAFSPDGRTLAVVDIEAGGDQVRLLDATTGRTQRTINPSAQFLSAFAFSPDGGTLATVSGSRGSVTMWDARTGRLQDSFRVEGEVASLAFSPDARTLAASSARGVQLWDLATGQTRLTLPTRSPEAAAFSPDGRTLAIGTGGSVDLWNVELPDPARAIHDICAAVDTNLTPQEQSRYLHDQSTETGCRRAPT, encoded by the coding sequence GTGGCGGGGCGTCATGAGGTGCCGGTGGATCCGGCGGCGGGTCCGGTGCAGCGGTTCGCGTTCGAGTTACGCAAGCTGAGGCTGGAGGCGGACGGGATCACCTACCGGTCCCTGGCTCAGCGGGCGGGTTACTCCGTGACCACGCTGTCGCAGGCCGCGGCGGGCGAGCAGTTGCCGACGCTCCCGGTGGTGCTGGCCTATGCGGGGGCGTGCGGTGCGGACCCGGCGGAATGGGAGGCCCGCTGGAAGGCGGCGGTGGAGGAGTCCGCCGATGACGGCTCTCGGGACGAGGACGGATCACTCGCGCCGTATCGGGGTCTCGCACGGTTCGAGACCGGGGACAGCGACCTGTTCTTCGGCCGGGAACAGCTCACCGCAGACCTGGTCGACCTACTGCGCCGCCGACGGTTCGCCGCGGTCTTCGGCCCCTCCGGCAGCGGCAAGTCCTCCCTGCTGCGGGCCGGCCTGATACCCGTCCTCCGGCGCGCTCAGGAGCCGGGCCCGCGCCCGGCCGCGATCCGCATCCTGACCCCGGGCGAACGCCCCGCCCGCAGCCACGCACCGCTCCTCACACCCGCGATTCCCCGCGACGGCGACGCCGCGGCGGACACGTTCGTGATCGTCGACCAGTTCGAGGAGGTCTTCACCCTCTGCCACGACGCGGCCGAGCGCGCCCGCTTCATCGATCTGCTGCTGACGGCCCGCCGGCCCGAGAGCCGTCTGCGGGTGCTGCTGGCAGTGCGCGGCGACTTCTACGGCCGCTGCGCCGAGCACCGTGAGCTGGCCGACGCACTGCGCGACGCCAACCTCCTGACCGGAGCGATGAGCCGCACGGAACTACGCGACGCCGTGGTCAGGCCGGCCACGGCCGCCGGACTGACCGTGGAACGCGCCCTCACCACCCGGCTGGTCGAAGAGGTCGCCGACGCGCCGGGCGGGCTGCCGCTGCTGTCTCACGCGCTGCTGGAGACCTGGCGCCGCCGCCGCGGCAAGACACTGACCGTGGCGGGGTACGAGGCGGCCGGATGCCTGGACGGCGCGATCGCCAAGACCGCCGAGGAGATCTACGGCCGGTTCACCGAGGACCAGGCGGCCGCCGCCCGCCGGGTGTTGTTGCGCATGGTCGCCCCCGGGGACGGCACGCCCGACACCCGCCGTCCCGTCGAGCGCGAGGAACTCGGCGACACCGCCCAGGTGGTGGAGGCGCTCGCCGGAGCGCGGCTGCTCACCCTGGACGGCGACACGGTCGAGATCGCCCACGAAGCACTGCTCACAGCCTGGCCCAGGCTGCGCGGGTGGATCGAGGAGGACCGCGAACGCCTGCGTGTGCACCGGAACCTGACCGAAGCGGCCCACGCCTGGCAGGAACTCGGTCGTGAGGAGGGCGCGTTGTACCGGGGAAGCCGGCTCGCCGCCACCCAGGAACACTTCGGCGGCACACCGCGCGAGGACCTGACCGACCTGGAGCACGCCTACCTCGACGCCAGCCGCGATCACGAGCACAAGGGCCGTCGCCGGTCCCGGCTGGTGCTCACCGCGGTCACCGCCGCCCTGTGCCTTGCCCTCGTCGCCGCCGGCCTCGCCGTGGGGCAGTGGCAGAGCGCAGTCACCGCCCAGCACCTGGCCCAGTCGCGGCAACTGGCGGGCCAGTCCGGTGCGTTGCTGGACTCCGACCCCGACCTCGCGGCACTGCTCGCCGTCCACGCCTACCGGACCAGCCCGACCCGCGAGGCCACCGCCGCCCTGTACGCCGCCGCGGCGCTACCGCTGCGCAAGCGCCTGACCGGCGGCACCGAACCGGTGGATTCCCTCGCCCTCAGTCCGGACGGGCACACCGTCGCCGACCAAACGAGGGACGGCAAAGTGCGGATCTGGGATCTGCCAGAAGGTCGGCTCCGACACACGTTCACCGGCCCCGACGACAGCGGCGAAGTCGCGGCGTTCAGCCCCGACGGACGCACCCTCGCCGTAGCCACCGACGGCGTCATCCGCAGGTGGGATCCGGTCACCGGCAGGCAACTTGGAACCCTCACCCTCCCCGGCGGTGCGATACGCGGGATCGCCTTCAGCCCTGACGGTCGTACCGTGGCCGCCGCCTCCTGGGCGGGTGTACGGGTGTGGGACGTGGCCACCGGCCGCAAGCGGCGCGGATTCACCGGCTACCCCGACCCGGAATCGGTCGCCTTCGGCCCTGACGGACGGACCCTCGCCGCGGTGGGCCTCGGCGGACTGGTGCGGGTGTGGGACGTTGCCACCGGCCGCACGCGGACCACCCACGACAGCCGCATTCACGGCGCAGGGGTGGCTCTCAGCCATGACGGCCGGACGTACGCGGTTGTCCTCGCCGACGGTTCGGTGCAACTGCGGGAGGTGGCCACCGGCGTCGTCCGGCGCACCATCCGGGACGGTTTCATCGGGTCGAACGAGGTGGCCTTCACCCCGGACGGGCGGACCCTCGCCATTCCGGGCCCGGGGGACACGGTGCGACTGTGGGACACCGCCTCCGGTGCGCGACGGGCCACCGTGACCGTCGGGCACCACGGACGGGGAACCGTGAGAGTGGCCCTCAGCGCGGACAGCCGTACCCTGGTCACCGGCAGCAATGCGGACCCCACCATCCGCGTCCACCGCCTGCCCGCCGATCCCCCGCAGACCACTCTGCCCGGCCCTGCCGGCACGTACATCGGCGACGTGGCCTTCAGCCCGGACGGACGCACGGTGGGCACGGTTCGCCAAGGCCCGCCGGGCCGTGGGTCGGTACAGCTCTGGGATGCCGCGACCGGCGATCGCGAAGCCACCCTGGCGCTCGACACGGATCCGGGTCCCACAGGACAGCAGCTGGCCGTCCCGGTTGGCCGCCTCGCAGCCGTGGGGGTCGACCCGACCGGCCGTGTCCTGGCTGCCAGGTCCGTCAAGAAGGGGGTGATCGAGGTCCGGGACGTCGCCACGGGCCGACTTCGCCTGAGCCGGGCCCTGGACGCCGTCTACACGGCGGTTTTCAGTCCCGAGGGGACACGGCTCGCCGTCGTCGACTGGCAGGGGACAGTACACCTCTGGAACCTCACCACCGGCGCACTGCACACCGCGGCTCAGCCCGGCCACGGCGGCCCCGTCCGGCGAGTGGCGTTCAGCCCGGACGGACGCACACTCGCCGTCGTGGACATCGAGGCCGGCGGTGACCAGGTCAGGCTGCTCGACGCCACGACGGGACGCACCCAGCGCACCATCAACCCGAGCGCCCAGTTCCTGTCGGCCTTCGCGTTCAGCCCGGACGGGGGCACCCTGGCCACCGTGAGCGGCAGTCGCGGATCGGTGACGATGTGGGACGCGCGCACCGGCCGGCTCCAGGACAGCTTCCGTGTCGAAGGTGAAGTGGCGTCGCTGGCCTTCAGCCCCGACGCGCGCACCCTGGCCGCGAGCAGCGCGAGAGGCGTCCAGTTGTGGGACCTCGCCACCGGCCAGACCAGACTCACCCTGCCGACGCGCTCACCCGAAGCGGCCGCGTTCAGCCCCGACGGACGCACCCTGGCCATCGGCACAGGCGGCTCCGTCGACCTGTGGAACGTCGAATTGCCCGACCCGGCCCGCGCGATCCACGACATCTGCGCGGCCGTCGACACCAACCTCACCCCTCAGGAGCAGTCCCGCTACCTGCACGACCAGTCCACGGAAACCGGCTGTCGACGGGCCCCGACATAG
- a CDS encoding TetR/AcrR family transcriptional regulator, which translates to MVPRAGLTADRLTEAAADLADEIGFENITLAALAKRFGVKDASLYSHVRSLQDLRTRLALLAGGEMIDRIAVAVAGRAGKDALAAFAGAYRAYALERPGRYAATQIRIDQSLIADTPALRRTAEITYGMLRAYGLAEPDLTDAVRLLRATFHGYCALESAGGFGAPRDVQKSWDRAVDALHVALENWPQEENTDD; encoded by the coding sequence ATGGTCCCCCGAGCAGGCCTCACCGCCGACCGCCTCACCGAGGCCGCCGCCGATCTCGCCGACGAGATCGGCTTCGAGAACATCACGCTGGCCGCCCTCGCCAAACGCTTCGGCGTGAAGGACGCCAGCCTGTACTCGCATGTCAGGAGCCTCCAGGACCTGCGCACCCGGCTCGCCCTGCTCGCCGGCGGCGAGATGATCGACCGGATCGCCGTCGCGGTGGCGGGGCGCGCCGGGAAGGACGCGCTGGCCGCCTTCGCCGGCGCCTACCGGGCGTACGCGCTGGAGCGGCCGGGGCGGTACGCGGCCACGCAGATCCGGATCGACCAGTCGCTGATCGCCGACACCCCCGCGCTCCGGCGCACCGCCGAGATCACCTACGGCATGCTCCGGGCCTACGGCCTCGCCGAACCCGATCTCACCGACGCGGTACGCCTGTTGCGCGCCACCTTCCACGGTTACTGCGCCCTGGAGTCGGCGGGCGGCTTCGGCGCCCCCCGCGACGTACAGAAGTCCTGGGACAGGGCGGTCGACGCCCTGCACGTGGCACTCGAGAACTGGCCCCAAGAGGAGAACACCGATGACTGA
- a CDS encoding VOC family protein: protein MESRDHRLRRRRAYAVAAFWSQALGQPLHEEDRPGDEEALIEDAGLLFVTVPETKTLKNRLHFDLQPQDRTRDEEVARLRTLGATLIDDQRTGDGMGWVVLAEPEGNEFCVEGSAAEREN from the coding sequence GTGGAGTCACGTGACCATCGACTGCGCCGCCGACGCGCCTACGCGGTCGCCGCATTCTGGTCCCAGGCCCTCGGACAGCCGCTGCACGAGGAGGACCGGCCGGGCGACGAGGAGGCGCTGATCGAGGACGCGGGCCTGCTCTTCGTGACCGTCCCGGAGACCAAGACCCTCAAGAACCGGCTCCACTTCGACCTCCAGCCCCAAGACCGCACCCGCGACGAGGAGGTCGCCCGCCTCCGCACCCTGGGCGCCACGCTCATCGACGACCAGCGCACGGGCGACGGCATGGGCTGGGTGGTCCTGGCCGAACCGGAGGGCAACGAGTTCTGTGTGGAGGGGAGTGCGGCGGAACGGGAGAACTGA